One part of the Engraulis encrasicolus isolate BLACKSEA-1 chromosome 17, IST_EnEncr_1.0, whole genome shotgun sequence genome encodes these proteins:
- the LOC134467132 gene encoding uncharacterized protein LOC134467132: MSHFLGPSRTPCPRATNHNTAPVGPRGDSALTTQQPSLRGTIEAEHTINNSGPSKGTYCHQRLCNLPEPQSMATKMKETNGAYAHPPPLCSRNGIIKSKTASPSSSSAYSSSFSSPSSSSSPPSSSSRITQTAPHHHHPTVHEKENHNQEGPEKENQSQNQKNWNQMSRRLSNVSGKAPVVASCVDELPSAEHSCQPARDVRGLLLWDQQTQLHAMFSGGAQARTAAAAGSARPQSLNATKLQTGTAADAPSSSPWSTGDTETHTQQSPASEKTQTHTQQQHIPVPVKTEARTQLSGHAYWASVSDSERAESCTQIEHTRASSRASRETHTGHTHVAPPGGRKFRPGLQEYMRRQRAMRRRTMRGMALQAEEEEERRKSRLKELSRRQRDALVQRRTDRRTMVSVVSTTEKEFAACPREPSGHPWNSSGARQQHATVAAAEESTSSADEEEEDSTPVGSPVQVWAGRRTTLDVSMASTGRTTRGLVGSLPVQLQPGVLRLSQRERRMEMLMGVSAVLDARLEEVEVVLGPVVELQSAAVQNLQVLEDSDPRRGDFSNLPCENVHIPVIPDLNSKLQDPAPQPYVVHTTPGSAVNLMRSALMLHPSPKTPPCLETCITPNTSLHPGSAVVPTTLPQPRAHTAPMETLLFQPGARQTAQGPRTAPSLSTDMSIHHAQTVAEEKHAHYIYSDDEAAGPEHFRSITPSGSCSSSDSSKDVLIWTSVRQHTYSTARVNTKTDKHFSSTFWTPEKL, from the exons ATGAGCCACTTCCTGGGTCCCAGTAGGACACCCTGTCCACGGGCCACCAATCACAACACGGCTCCAGTCGGTCCGCGAGGGGACTCGGCGCTTACTACACAGCAGCCCTCCTTACGTGGTACTATAGAGGCAGAGCACACCATTAACAACTCAGGCCCATCAAAGGGAACTTACTGTCATCAGAGACTTTGTAACCTTCCAGAGCCTCAATCCATGGCAACTAAGATGAAGGAGACGAATGGTGCTTATGCTCACCCTCCACCTCTGTGTTCTCGTAACGGTATCATCAAGAGCAAAactgcctccccctcctcctcctccgcttattcttcctccttctcctccccctcctcctcatccagtccaccctcttcctcttcccgcATTACCCAGACcgctccacaccaccaccaccccactgtGCATGAAAAGGAGAACCACAACCAGGAGGGCCCAGAAAAGGAGAACCAGAGCCAGAACCAAAAAAACTGGAACCAAATGAGTCGTCGACTCTCAAACGTCTCTGGCAAAGCCCCAGTGGTGGCCTCGTGCGTGGATGAGCTCCCCAGTGCAGAGCactcctgccagccagccagagatGTCCGGGGCCTCCTGCTGTGGGACCAGCAGACACAGCTACACGCCATGTTTTCTGGGGGAGCACAGGCccgtacagcagcagcagcagggtctgCGAGACCACAGTCGCTCAACGCAACAAAGTTGCAGACCGGGACAGCAGCAGacgccccctcttcctccccctggtCTACTGGagatactgaaacacacacacaacagtcacCTGCATCAGagaaaactcaaacacacacacaacaacaacacatacctGTGCCGGTGAAAACAGAAGCGCGCACCCAATTATCAGGACACGCCTATTGGGCGTCTGTGTCCGACTCCGAGAGAGCCGAAAGCTGCACACAGATAGAACACACTCGTGCGTCGTCTCGTGCATcaagggaaacacacacagggcacacacacgtaGCACCACCAGGCGGCCGCAAGTTTCGGCCAGGCCTGCAGGAGTACATGAGGCGCCAGAgagcgatgaggaggaggacgatgagggGGATGGCTctgcaggcggaggaggaggaggagaggaggaagagcagactGAAGGAGCTGAGTAGGAGACAGAGAGACGCGCTGGTGCAGAGGAGGACAGACAGGAGGACCATGGTGAGCGTCGTCTCGACGACG GAAAAAGAGTTTGCTGCATGTCCAAGGGAGCCAAGTGGCCATCCGTGGAACAGTTCTGGAGCACGTCAGCAACACGCCACAGT GGCTGCAGCAGAGGAAAGCACCTCGTcagcagatgaggaggaggaggacagcacaCCTGTGGGCTCCCCGGTGCAGGTGTGGGCAGGCCGCCGGACTACACTGGACGTCAGCATGGCCTCGACAGGCCGAACCACCAGAGGGCTCGTGGGCTCACTTCCTGTCCAGCTCCAGCCAGGTGTCCTCCGTCTGagccagagggagaggaggatggagatgcTGATGGGGGTCTCAGCTGTTCTGGATGCCcggctggaggaggtggaggtggttctGGGTCCAGTTGTAGAGCTCCAGTCTGCTGCAGTTCAGAACCTGCAGGTTCTAGAAGATTCTGATCCCCGCCGGGGTGACTTTTCCAACCTCCCGTGTGAAAACGTGCATATTCCAGTTATCCCTGACCTCAACAGTAAGCTCCAGGATCCAGCTCCACAGCCCTACGTAGTACACACCACGCCTGGTTCTGCTGTGAATCTGATGAGGTCCGCGTTGATGCTGCACCCATCCCCCAAAACCCCACCCTGCCTGGAGACATGCATCACCCCCAACACCTCGCTCCATCCTGGGTCTGCCGTAGTCCCTACAACCCTGCCCCAGCCTCGTGCTCACACTGCTCCCATGGAAACTCTACTCTTCCAGCCAGGGGCTCGCCAGACAGCTCAGGGGCCCCGGACAGCTCCATCACTGTCTACAGACATGTCCATCCATCATGCTCAGACTGTGGCGGAAGAAAAGCATGCGCATTATATTTATTCTGATGATGAAGCAG CGGGCCCAGAACACTTCAGGAGCATCACTCCGTCAGGGAGCTGCAGCAGCTCTGA